The genomic region AAGGGACTTCCGCAAAGCGCCACGGGACAAACCTCGCTTTGGACCGGAATCAACGCGTGTAAGGTGCTTCAAAGACATCTCAGCGGATTTCCGACCTTCACGCTGAAAAAAATCATCAGTAAATATTCCATCATCCGAGTTTTGGAAGAACACGGTTTCAAAGCCGATCTTCTAAACTGTTATACTCCCGCGTTTAACGAACACGTGAAAAAGAATCCGCGCCACGTTTCCGCTTCGACCCTGATTCAGATGGCGAGCGACAAACCTCTCAAAGGTATGGAGGATCTTCGGAAGGGAAAAGGTCTTTATATGGACATCACCCACGAATATCTGAAAGAATTTTCCAGAGGTTATTTGGAGGATTCGGACGAATTGTTTCAACTGAGAGATCCGTATGAAACGGGCAAGTCCATCATTCGGAATTGTAAAGAGGACGATTATACTCTTTGTATCTATGAATTCTTTTTAACGGATAAGGTCGGTCACAAGATGCACTGGGAAGCCGCGGAAAAATACATCGGCGAATTGGAAGCGTTTCTTATGGGCGTTTTGGAAGAATTGAATCCGGAAGAGGATCAACTGATCGTGACTTCGGATCACGGAAATTTGGAGGATTTGAGCGTGGACGTCCACACTCTCAATCAGGTTCCCACGGTTCTTTACGGCAAATACACTTCGGAAATGAAAAATAAAATCAACGCGATCGTGGACATTCCCCACGCGATCTACGACATTCTCGGAATCAAAATCGAACTCAGAGACGAGGAATTTATCAAAACGGAATCTTAGAATTTTAGAATATTCTTAATTGAACCGACTTCTCAACCGAGTTTCTTAGCTGAGTTTTTTCGTTCGAAATTCTTAATCGAATCTTTCCTGTTCCAGATCCTCTTTGCTTTTTTCCTTATCGCTGTTCTTATAATGAAGGTTGTCCTCGACTTGATCGAGAGATTCTTTTTTCCAAGCGCTTGCCTTTCGTCCCACGGGAGAATCCGGATATTTATCGGTGGCTTCCTGGAACAACGCGGCGGCTTTCTCGTATTTTCCGTTTTTAAAGTAGATCGTTCCCTTTCTGAAAAGAGCGGTTTGATCCAAGGAGCCGTCCTGGTTTCCTAAAACTCGGTTTAAGTATTGCAGGGAAGAATCGGATTTTCCGATCGCTTCGTAACTTTCAGCGATATAAAACAAAGCCTGTTCTTCCGCTTTCGGACTCACTCCCATTTCAAGGGCCTTTCTAAAAGTTTCGATCGCGCCGTAGTATTGTTTACGAACGTAGAGTTGTCTCGCCTTTTCCAAGATACCGCTTCTAAACTCGGAACTTACCTTTTCCTTTTCGGGATCGAAGTAGAATCCTGCCTGCGCGTAGTCGTCGTAAACGTCGTATGCGGACCAATCCTTTCCCATTCTCCGTAAGGATTTTCCCCAGCGAACGCGTGCTTTGACGTTTTCAGGATCTTCTTGAAGAGCGAGAACGTAATTCTTGCGGGAAAGATCGTAGTTTCCCTTCTTCATATAATAGTCTGCGATGGCGGATAACGCGTTGGAGCGGAGTTTTGCGTCCGCGGAAATTCTCAGGACTTCCTCGAGATGACCTTTTCCTTCCTCGTCTCGGTTGAGTTGCAGAAGAAGATTTCCCATCGAATAAGCGACCTTGGAACGTTCGTCCCTTGCAAGTCCCTCTTTTTGATTGAGCTCACGATAGATTCCGAGTGCGAGAAGACTGTCTTGATTTCTTTCCAAGGCTCTTCCCATATCGTATTTAACGCGAAAGGAATGTTCTTCGGGAATTTCCCGCGCGGATAATTCCGAAAAAATATCCACCGCTTTTTCTGCGGCCTTCGCGTTCGTCTGCTTTAGATATTCCTCGCCTTCTTTGATCCGCTCCAGGACGTTCTTCCGTTTGGAATCCTCGTCTTGAACCGTGGTTTGATAAACTCCGGTTAAAAGACCGGCGCAGATAAATAAGAATCCAGTAATTAAGATGATGGAGCGGTTCATGGATTTCCTCCGGAGATCCGAGACAGACAACGCTTCGACCAAAACTCCGAGCGTTCTGAATTGTAAAATTTACTATCTTTATTGATGAAATACTTGAGAGCTTCTTTATAATTCCGTTTTTTATAGTGGGACAGTCCAGTGAAAAACTTCGCCTTTCCTCTAACACCCGCGGAATTTCCATTTCCGGTATACGGTTTTAGATCGTGGATCGCATCGGTGTATTCCCGTTTCCAATAAGTTTTTCTCAGGATCTTATCGAGCTCGTCGTCGTTTCCTGAAAATTCCTCTTCTTCCCTTTCTTTATCTTCCTGAGGATTTTTCTGATTGTCCTGAACCTTGGGTTGTTGTTTGTCTTCCGCGTTATCCGCAACCGATTCTTCCTTGTCGCCGTTGATCGCGACGTAGGATTCGTTTTCGACGAGATTGAATCCTTCCTTGTCCTGATGTTTTACGGTAACTCCGAAATAAATCTTAGAATCGAGAGACTTCAAACGGATCTGAGCCGTGGTATCCGGGTGATTGAGTTCCCCGAGTTTACGAACGTTTCCGCCGAG from Leptospira kmetyi serovar Malaysia str. Bejo-Iso9 harbors:
- a CDS encoding metalloenzyme, whose protein sequence is MIFYMFIDGIGFGPDKPETNPFSRYAKSFFLPLAGKQIPENAPSALKNAVFLKTDASMGIKGLPQSATGQTSLWTGINACKVLQRHLSGFPTFTLKKIISKYSIIRVLEEHGFKADLLNCYTPAFNEHVKKNPRHVSASTLIQMASDKPLKGMEDLRKGKGLYMDITHEYLKEFSRGYLEDSDELFQLRDPYETGKSIIRNCKEDDYTLCIYEFFLTDKVGHKMHWEAAEKYIGELEAFLMGVLEELNPEEDQLIVTSDHGNLEDLSVDVHTLNQVPTVLYGKYTSEMKNKINAIVDIPHAIYDILGIKIELRDEEFIKTES
- a CDS encoding tetratricopeptide repeat protein, which translates into the protein MNRSIILITGFLFICAGLLTGVYQTTVQDEDSKRKNVLERIKEGEEYLKQTNAKAAEKAVDIFSELSAREIPEEHSFRVKYDMGRALERNQDSLLALGIYRELNQKEGLARDERSKVAYSMGNLLLQLNRDEEGKGHLEEVLRISADAKLRSNALSAIADYYMKKGNYDLSRKNYVLALQEDPENVKARVRWGKSLRRMGKDWSAYDVYDDYAQAGFYFDPEKEKVSSEFRSGILEKARQLYVRKQYYGAIETFRKALEMGVSPKAEEQALFYIAESYEAIGKSDSSLQYLNRVLGNQDGSLDQTALFRKGTIYFKNGKYEKAAALFQEATDKYPDSPVGRKASAWKKESLDQVEDNLHYKNSDKEKSKEDLEQERFD